Proteins encoded by one window of Deinococcus radiodurans R1 = ATCC 13939 = DSM 20539:
- a CDS encoding EamA family transporter yields MNARSLGLALLITLIWGVNFVVIKWSVAGASPLLVAALRFLLAAFPAVLFVPRPTIAPRLLWGYGLAVGVMQFGLLYLAIQLGMSAGMGSLLMQTQAFFTALLAARFFGEKVMPWQAAGITLAFGGMALIGLTAGHDVPFFPLLLTLTAALGWAISNLVVKASPQANGFGLVVWSALIPPIPLALLAGLTAGWGPVMQTLTHSDWKFWAAVLFMGLGNTVLGFGIWSGLIQRHGASRVAPLSLLVPVFGTLASALAFHEGFPPGKVLGAALIAAGLVLHVFGGRWWRGAASQGLGRAQAEGRETYPPDNADGLEDR; encoded by the coding sequence CTGAATGCCCGCAGCCTGGGGCTGGCGCTGCTGATTACCCTGATCTGGGGCGTGAATTTCGTGGTCATCAAGTGGTCGGTGGCGGGGGCGTCGCCGCTGCTGGTCGCCGCGCTGCGCTTCCTGCTGGCCGCGTTTCCGGCGGTGCTTTTCGTGCCGCGCCCCACCATCGCGCCCCGGCTGCTGTGGGGGTACGGCCTCGCGGTGGGCGTGATGCAGTTCGGGCTGCTCTACCTCGCCATTCAGCTCGGCATGAGCGCGGGCATGGGCAGCCTGCTGATGCAGACGCAGGCGTTTTTCACGGCGCTGCTCGCTGCCCGTTTTTTCGGGGAAAAAGTGATGCCCTGGCAGGCCGCCGGTATCACGCTGGCCTTCGGCGGCATGGCACTGATCGGACTGACGGCGGGCCACGACGTGCCGTTTTTTCCGCTGCTGCTGACCCTCACGGCGGCGCTCGGTTGGGCCATCAGCAACCTCGTCGTGAAGGCCTCGCCGCAGGCCAACGGCTTCGGGCTGGTGGTGTGGAGTGCGCTGATTCCGCCTATTCCGCTGGCGTTGCTCGCCGGGCTGACCGCCGGGTGGGGGCCGGTCATGCAGACCCTCACCCACAGCGACTGGAAGTTCTGGGCCGCCGTGCTGTTCATGGGCCTGGGCAACACGGTGCTGGGGTTCGGCATCTGGTCGGGCCTGATTCAGCGGCATGGGGCGTCCCGCGTCGCGCCGCTCTCGCTGCTGGTCCCCGTATTCGGCACGCTGGCGAGCGCGCTGGCCTTCCACGAAGGCTTTCCGCCCGGCAAGGTGCTCGGCGCAGCGCTGATTGCCGCGGGGCTGGTGCTGCATGTATTCGGGGGACGGTGGTGGCGGGGAGCGGCCTCCCAGGGCTTGGGCAGGGCGCAGGCGGAGGGCCGCGAAACCTATCCGCCTGACAATGCCGATGGCTTGGAAGACCGCTGA
- a CDS encoding alpha/beta hydrolase produces the protein MADAPQWKGGYARRVLPAASEHSHWPPPDLELLTDVPFSTHGLALDVLRPRARATEPVPAILHFHGGGWVKFGKWPVANTFLARAGFVTVSADYRLAPGATFPAQLHDVKTAVRFVRAHAAELGIDPQRIGAWGVSAGAHLAALLGTVSGEEGPDGGWSSGGWPGESSAVQAVGSVCGPLDFFDPAWNFGPEPFELLGGPFHERLALARAASPLEHVTPDAPPFCLLHGIADDEVPVSQSRRMHAALQLMEGRAAGVLSELTELDGGHYINDTHQAEVEARLLAFFQRTLSFSPCC, from the coding sequence TTGGCCGATGCGCCGCAGTGGAAAGGCGGCTACGCTCGTCGGGTGCTGCCCGCCGCCTCTGAACACTCACACTGGCCTCCCCCTGACCTCGAACTGCTCACCGACGTGCCGTTCAGCACACATGGCCTCGCGCTGGACGTGCTGCGGCCCCGTGCGCGGGCGACGGAGCCGGTGCCCGCCATCCTTCACTTTCATGGCGGGGGCTGGGTCAAGTTCGGCAAATGGCCGGTCGCCAACACGTTTCTCGCCCGCGCCGGCTTCGTGACGGTCAGCGCCGATTATCGCCTCGCGCCGGGGGCGACCTTTCCCGCACAGCTTCACGACGTGAAAACGGCGGTGCGCTTTGTACGGGCACATGCGGCAGAGTTGGGGATAGATCCGCAGCGTATCGGCGCCTGGGGCGTGAGCGCGGGCGCGCATCTGGCGGCGCTGCTCGGCACGGTGAGCGGCGAGGAAGGCCCAGATGGCGGCTGGTCTAGCGGTGGCTGGCCCGGCGAGTCCTCGGCGGTGCAGGCGGTGGGAAGCGTGTGTGGGCCGCTGGATTTCTTCGACCCGGCCTGGAATTTTGGTCCGGAGCCGTTCGAGTTGCTCGGCGGGCCGTTTCACGAGCGGTTGGCGCTGGCCCGCGCCGCGAGTCCGCTGGAACACGTCACGCCGGACGCGCCGCCCTTTTGCCTGCTGCACGGCATTGCCGACGACGAGGTGCCCGTCTCGCAGTCGCGGCGAATGCACGCGGCGCTGCAACTGATGGAGGGGCGGGCGGCGGGCGTGCTGAGCGAATTGACCGAGCTGGACGGCGGCCACTACATCAATGACACCCATCAGGCAGAAGTCGAAGCGCGGCTGCTTGCCTTTTTTCAGCGGACGCTGAGCTTTTCTCCCTGCTGCTGA
- the hemW gene encoding radical SAM family heme chaperone HemW, with protein sequence MTFSAPAPTQLDPVVRHLYVHVPFCPSICPYCDFHVLTRQAGLVERYLERLEQEAAELAAAYAVDLDTVYLGGGTPSFLRDHELRALVESVQRHLGWGRAENTLEINPGTVSTERAALWRSLGFDRASVGVQSLDDATLKFLGRRHDARQARDAVSRLIAQDFRVSGDLITAVPGQPLDSDIHGLVELGVGHVSAYTLTIEPGTEFARRGVQVDEDAEREGFERTEELLAGHGFSRYEVSNYARAGQESRHNLSYWQGKTYLGLGPGAAGHYPVPTPGADALTLRRTNPHLHDWLVGQQGETLLVDPHEYVTDALFMGLRLRRGLDLADLTRRSGVDVAGRYGLVIERQVRLGLLEHSGTNLRATAQGWWVLNRIVREFMEVDAAETA encoded by the coding sequence GTGACTTTCTCTGCGCCTGCGCCGACCCAGCTCGACCCGGTGGTGCGGCACCTGTACGTACACGTGCCGTTTTGCCCCAGCATCTGCCCCTACTGCGATTTCCATGTGCTGACGCGGCAAGCCGGGCTGGTCGAGCGCTATCTAGAACGGCTCGAGCAGGAAGCGGCGGAGCTGGCGGCGGCCTACGCGGTGGACCTCGACACCGTCTACCTCGGCGGCGGCACCCCCAGTTTTCTGCGCGACCACGAGCTGCGGGCGCTGGTGGAAAGCGTGCAGCGGCACCTCGGCTGGGGCCGGGCGGAAAACACGCTGGAAATCAACCCTGGCACCGTCAGCACAGAGCGGGCCGCCCTCTGGCGTTCGCTCGGCTTCGACCGCGCCTCGGTGGGCGTGCAGAGCCTCGACGACGCCACGCTGAAATTTCTGGGCCGCCGCCACGACGCCCGGCAGGCGCGGGACGCCGTGTCCCGGCTCATCGCGCAGGACTTCCGGGTGAGCGGCGACCTGATTACGGCGGTGCCGGGGCAACCGCTCGACAGCGACATTCACGGCCTCGTCGAGCTCGGCGTGGGGCACGTCAGCGCCTACACCCTGACCATCGAGCCCGGCACCGAGTTCGCCCGCCGGGGCGTACAGGTGGACGAGGACGCCGAGCGCGAGGGCTTCGAACGCACCGAGGAACTGCTCGCCGGGCACGGCTTTTCCCGCTACGAGGTCAGCAACTACGCCCGCGCCGGTCAGGAGTCGCGCCACAACCTCTCCTACTGGCAGGGCAAAACCTATCTGGGGCTGGGGCCGGGGGCCGCCGGGCACTACCCCGTGCCCACGCCGGGAGCCGACGCTCTCACCCTGCGGCGCACCAATCCGCACCTCCACGACTGGCTGGTCGGGCAGCAAGGCGAGACCTTGCTCGTCGACCCGCACGAGTACGTCACCGACGCCCTGTTCATGGGGCTGCGATTGCGCAGGGGCCTCGACCTCGCCGACCTCACGCGCCGCAGCGGGGTGGACGTGGCGGGGCGTTACGGCCTGGTCATCGAACGGCAGGTGCGGCTGGGCCTGCTCGAACACAGCGGAACGAACCTGCGGGCGACTGCCCAGGGCTGGTGGGTGCTCAACCGTATCGTCAGAGAGTTTATGGAAGTGGATGCGGCAGAGACGGCCTAA
- a CDS encoding ArsC/Spx/MgsR family protein, translated as MTGPQIQIFGTKKSTATRAAERFFKERGVKVHFVDVSAKPMSKGELTRFVQKFGVNALLDTEGKAYERANLAYLRTTEDSVVAKMLDDPALLRLPLVRGGKVLSVGEDQEAWGKMLE; from the coding sequence ATGACCGGCCCCCAGATTCAGATCTTCGGCACCAAGAAATCGACCGCCACCCGCGCCGCCGAGCGGTTTTTCAAGGAACGCGGCGTCAAGGTGCATTTCGTGGACGTGTCCGCCAAGCCGATGAGCAAGGGCGAGCTGACCCGCTTCGTGCAGAAGTTCGGCGTCAACGCGCTGCTCGACACGGAGGGCAAGGCGTATGAACGCGCCAACCTCGCTTACCTCAGGACGACGGAGGACAGTGTCGTCGCCAAGATGCTCGACGACCCCGCTCTGCTGCGGCTGCCGCTGGTGCGCGGCGGCAAGGTGCTGAGCGTGGGCGAGGACCAGGAGGCGTGGGGGAAGATGCTGGAGTGA
- a CDS encoding E3 binding domain-containing protein, producing MERIAPLAKILAEANGIEWQQLNGTGAGGMIVEQDILDYLSRVMSGEAEPPSTPVDAPPPDWTGEDLPGGGMFDAQMLSQAGVESDIADFVQQSRPAAPTLSQDDFELDDDQDDQLLAPPAAPASSSPFDIPPVTPAAPTFASGPVPTDPVPVSPGPVNRIQETHLPEPHLPEIPAVPTPAAAAPAAPASGGLGSLLSRLYQKDSDRPATPATPEPQPSSPTPSSFGSQPSSAGLGGFNSEPVTPPAPTSPFNVPPVELRDEAPQAPLASSREPVLPAPTALMTAQVDVDELTPEQATPAPTPAPQFSVPAVPEASRFDAPATQEQPEEVVADAVPSKAVSSESVSSEPAPVQETTAPTAPAPTEQTPEVQPAPIAAPQTETAPAAAPATPRDAVWFGTYLRREAQVAQLHDLRQQLSEALEREVPLALLVARAAQRHAAGLGLGSVAMRDMDRGLTRQMGGEVGSSVSLRDALLVTDQDFGGTPDLLVVDAGALDMDDLHYPDTLTLSVGRVQDGRAALSLQGDVDPEKAARFLANVAQTLEKPVILLV from the coding sequence ATGGAACGGATTGCGCCGCTGGCCAAGATTCTGGCTGAAGCGAACGGTATCGAATGGCAGCAGCTCAACGGCACGGGTGCCGGAGGCATGATTGTCGAGCAAGACATCCTCGACTACCTGTCGCGGGTCATGAGTGGCGAGGCCGAGCCACCTTCGACGCCGGTCGACGCGCCGCCGCCCGACTGGACCGGCGAAGACCTGCCCGGCGGCGGCATGTTCGACGCCCAGATGCTCAGCCAGGCCGGGGTCGAGAGCGATATTGCCGACTTCGTGCAGCAGTCGCGCCCCGCCGCCCCCACCTTGAGCCAGGACGACTTCGAACTCGACGACGACCAGGACGACCAGCTCCTCGCGCCCCCCGCCGCGCCGGCGTCCTCCTCGCCCTTCGACATTCCGCCGGTGACGCCCGCCGCGCCGACCTTCGCTTCCGGCCCCGTCCCGACCGACCCCGTGCCCGTGAGCCCCGGCCCGGTGAACCGCATTCAGGAAACCCACCTGCCGGAGCCTCACCTCCCGGAAATCCCGGCGGTCCCGACCCCTGCCGCTGCGGCCCCCGCTGCCCCGGCTTCCGGCGGGCTTGGCAGCCTGCTTTCGCGCCTGTACCAGAAAGACAGCGACCGGCCCGCGACCCCGGCGACGCCCGAACCCCAGCCCAGCAGCCCCACCCCCAGCAGCTTCGGCAGCCAGCCGAGCAGCGCTGGCCTGGGCGGCTTCAACAGCGAGCCAGTGACGCCCCCGGCGCCCACCTCGCCTTTCAACGTGCCCCCGGTGGAACTGCGCGACGAAGCGCCGCAGGCACCGCTCGCCAGCAGCCGCGAACCGGTGCTCCCCGCCCCCACGGCGCTGATGACCGCGCAGGTGGACGTGGACGAGCTGACCCCCGAACAGGCCACGCCCGCTCCCACCCCGGCGCCTCAGTTCAGCGTCCCGGCTGTGCCCGAAGCTTCGCGCTTCGACGCGCCCGCGACCCAAGAGCAGCCGGAAGAGGTCGTGGCCGACGCGGTGCCCAGCAAGGCAGTCTCCAGTGAGTCGGTGTCGAGCGAGCCCGCGCCGGTTCAGGAGACGACGGCTCCCACCGCCCCCGCTCCCACTGAGCAGACGCCCGAAGTGCAGCCAGCACCTATCGCCGCTCCTCAGACCGAGACAGCGCCCGCGGCGGCCCCCGCCACGCCGCGCGACGCCGTGTGGTTCGGCACCTACCTGCGGCGCGAGGCTCAGGTGGCCCAGCTCCACGACCTGCGCCAGCAACTCAGCGAGGCGCTCGAACGCGAAGTGCCGCTCGCGCTGCTGGTCGCCCGCGCCGCGCAGCGCCACGCGGCTGGCCTGGGCCTCGGCAGCGTCGCCATGCGTGACATGGACCGGGGCCTGACCCGGCAGATGGGCGGCGAAGTCGGCAGCAGCGTGAGCCTGCGCGACGCTCTGCTGGTCACCGACCAGGACTTCGGCGGCACGCCCGACCTGCTGGTGGTGGACGCCGGGGCGCTCGACATGGACGACCTGCACTACCCCGACACCCTGACCCTGAGTGTGGGCCGCGTGCAGGATGGCCGCGCCGCCCTGAGCCTGCAAGGCGACGTGGATCCCGAAAAGGCCGCCCGCTTCCTGGCGAACGTGGCACAGACGCTGGAAAAGCCGGTCATTCTGCTCGTCTGA
- a CDS encoding polyphosphate kinase 2 family protein: protein MDIDNYRVKPGKRVKLSDWATNDDAGLSKEEGQAQTAKLAGELAEWQERLYAEGKQSLLLILQARDAAGKDGAVKKVIGAFNPAGVQITSFKQPSAEELSHDFLWRIHQKAPAKGYVGVFNRSQYEDVLVTRVYDMIDDKTAKRRLEHIRHFEELLTDNATRIVKVYLHISPEEQKERLQARLDNPGKHWKFNPGDLKDRSNWDKFNDVYEDALTTSTDDAPWYVVPADRKWYRDLVLSHILLGALKDMNPQFPAIDYDPSKVVIH, encoded by the coding sequence ATGGACATTGACAACTACCGCGTCAAGCCCGGCAAACGGGTCAAACTCAGCGACTGGGCGACGAACGACGACGCCGGTCTGTCCAAGGAAGAAGGGCAGGCGCAGACCGCCAAACTTGCCGGCGAGCTTGCCGAGTGGCAGGAGCGGCTCTACGCCGAGGGCAAGCAGTCGCTGCTGCTCATCTTGCAAGCGCGCGACGCGGCGGGCAAGGACGGGGCCGTCAAAAAGGTCATCGGCGCCTTCAACCCAGCGGGCGTGCAGATCACCAGCTTCAAGCAGCCCAGCGCCGAGGAACTCAGCCACGATTTCCTGTGGCGCATCCACCAGAAAGCGCCCGCCAAGGGCTATGTCGGCGTCTTCAACCGCAGCCAGTACGAGGACGTGCTCGTCACCCGCGTCTACGACATGATCGACGACAAGACGGCCAAGCGGCGGCTGGAGCACATCCGCCACTTCGAGGAACTGCTCACCGACAACGCCACCCGCATCGTCAAGGTCTACCTCCACATCAGCCCGGAGGAGCAAAAGGAGCGGTTGCAGGCGCGGCTCGACAACCCCGGCAAGCACTGGAAATTCAACCCCGGCGACCTCAAAGACCGGAGCAACTGGGACAAATTCAACGATGTCTACGAGGACGCCCTGACGACCAGCACCGACGACGCGCCGTGGTACGTCGTGCCCGCCGACCGCAAGTGGTACCGCGACCTGGTGCTCAGCCACATTCTGCTCGGCGCGCTCAAGGACATGAATCCGCAGTTTCCGGCCATCGACTACGACCCGAGCAAGGTCGTCATTCACTGA
- a CDS encoding MOSC domain-containing protein, with product MPVVVSVSRDREHRFSKARADRLKLLAGLGVEGDAHAGVTVQHRSRVRQDPTQPNLRQVHLIHAELLDECRAEGFEVQPGDLGENVLTRGVDLLALPRGTRLHLGPQAVVEVTGLRNPCAQIDAFMPGLLRVMVQPRPGGPPALRCGVMGIVLAGGEVRVGDDIRAEWPAAPYHHLERV from the coding sequence ATGCCTGTGGTCGTATCGGTCAGCCGGGACCGTGAACATCGGTTCAGCAAGGCGAGGGCCGACCGCCTCAAGCTGCTCGCGGGCCTGGGGGTCGAGGGGGACGCGCACGCGGGCGTCACGGTTCAGCACCGGTCGCGGGTCAGGCAGGACCCGACCCAGCCCAATCTGCGGCAGGTTCACCTCATTCATGCCGAGTTGCTCGACGAATGCCGCGCCGAGGGCTTCGAGGTGCAGCCGGGCGACCTGGGTGAAAATGTCCTGACGCGGGGGGTGGACCTGCTGGCGCTGCCGCGCGGCACGCGCCTGCACCTGGGGCCGCAGGCCGTGGTCGAGGTAACCGGGCTCCGCAACCCCTGCGCGCAGATTGACGCCTTCATGCCGGGGCTGCTGCGCGTCATGGTTCAGCCGCGCCCCGGCGGCCCACCGGCTCTGCGCTGCGGCGTGATGGGCATTGTCCTGGCGGGCGGTGAGGTTCGCGTGGGTGACGACATCAGGGCGGAGTGGCCCGCAGCGCCTTATCACCATCTAGAAAGGGTTTGA
- the dnaK gene encoding molecular chaperone DnaK has protein sequence MAKAVGIDLGTTNSVIAVMEGGRPEVIVNAEGGRTTPSVVAYKGDEILVGQIARRQAALNPAATLFEVKRFIGRRWDEVKEEAARSPFTVKEGPSGSVRIEVNGKDLAPEQVSAEVLRKLVSDASAKLGNKITDAVITVPAYFDNSQREATRQAGEIAGLNVLRVINEPTAAALAYGLERKGNETVLVFDLGGGTFDVTILELGDGVFEVKSTAGDTHLGGADFDYRIVDWLAGEFQKEHNFDLRKDKQALQRLIEAAEKAKIDLSNASETSISLPFITFDPETRTPMHLERSLSRAKFEELTADLLRRVRQPVEQALSDAKLSAGDINEVILVGGSTRIPAVKRIVQDLVGKTPNESVNPDEAVALGAAVQAGIIQGDSSLGDIVLVDVTPLTLGVEVKGGMIAPMITRNTTVPAKKTEIYTTAENNQPGVEINVLQGERPMAADNKSLGRFKLEGIPPMPAGRAQIEVTFDIDANGILHVTAKEKTSGKESSITIENTTTLDKTDVERMVQEAEQNAAADKQRKEKVEKRNNLDSLRVQAVQQLEEQEGAAQDAKDRLKAAADEAEEAVRSEDDSKIADAQKKLEEELRSFMTANQASTQGQPEGTQAQANKADDDVIDADFKPAE, from the coding sequence ATGGCTAAAGCTGTCGGAATCGATTTGGGTACCACCAACTCCGTGATCGCTGTGATGGAAGGCGGTCGCCCCGAAGTGATCGTCAACGCCGAAGGCGGACGCACCACCCCCTCGGTCGTCGCGTACAAGGGCGACGAAATTCTGGTCGGGCAGATTGCCCGCCGTCAGGCTGCGCTCAACCCCGCCGCCACGCTGTTCGAAGTCAAGCGCTTCATTGGCCGCCGCTGGGACGAAGTGAAGGAAGAAGCGGCCCGTAGCCCCTTTACCGTCAAGGAAGGCCCGAGCGGCAGCGTCCGTATCGAAGTGAACGGCAAGGACCTCGCCCCCGAGCAGGTCAGCGCCGAAGTGCTGCGCAAGCTGGTGAGCGACGCCTCCGCCAAGCTGGGCAACAAGATCACCGACGCCGTGATCACCGTGCCGGCCTACTTCGACAACAGCCAGCGTGAAGCCACCCGTCAGGCGGGCGAAATCGCGGGTCTGAACGTGCTGCGCGTGATCAACGAACCCACCGCCGCCGCGCTGGCCTACGGCCTGGAGCGCAAGGGCAACGAAACTGTGCTGGTCTTCGACCTGGGGGGCGGCACCTTCGACGTAACCATCCTCGAACTGGGCGACGGCGTGTTCGAAGTGAAATCCACCGCCGGTGACACCCACCTCGGCGGCGCGGACTTCGACTACCGCATCGTGGACTGGCTGGCGGGCGAGTTCCAGAAGGAACACAACTTCGACCTGCGTAAGGACAAGCAGGCCCTGCAACGCCTGATCGAAGCCGCCGAAAAGGCCAAGATCGACCTGTCGAACGCCAGTGAAACGAGCATCTCCCTGCCCTTCATCACCTTCGACCCCGAAACCCGCACCCCCATGCACCTGGAACGCTCGCTCTCGCGGGCCAAGTTCGAGGAACTGACCGCCGACCTGCTGCGCCGCGTGCGCCAGCCTGTCGAACAGGCCCTGAGCGACGCCAAGCTGAGCGCCGGTGATATCAACGAAGTGATTCTGGTCGGTGGCTCGACCCGTATCCCCGCCGTCAAGCGCATCGTGCAGGACCTGGTGGGCAAGACCCCCAACGAGTCGGTCAACCCCGACGAAGCCGTGGCCCTCGGCGCCGCCGTGCAGGCTGGGATTATTCAGGGCGACAGCAGCCTGGGTGACATCGTCCTCGTGGACGTGACCCCGCTGACGCTGGGTGTGGAAGTCAAGGGCGGCATGATCGCCCCGATGATCACCCGCAACACCACCGTGCCTGCCAAGAAGACCGAGATCTACACCACCGCCGAGAACAACCAGCCGGGCGTGGAAATCAACGTGCTGCAAGGTGAACGCCCCATGGCTGCCGACAACAAGAGCCTGGGCCGCTTCAAGCTCGAAGGCATTCCGCCCATGCCCGCCGGACGCGCGCAGATCGAAGTGACCTTCGACATCGACGCCAACGGGATTCTGCACGTCACCGCCAAGGAAAAGACCAGCGGCAAGGAATCGAGCATCACCATCGAAAACACCACGACCCTCGACAAGACCGACGTGGAACGCATGGTGCAGGAAGCCGAGCAGAACGCCGCCGCCGACAAGCAGCGTAAGGAAAAGGTCGAAAAGCGCAACAACCTCGACAGCCTCCGCGTGCAGGCCGTGCAGCAGCTCGAAGAGCAGGAAGGCGCCGCTCAGGACGCCAAGGATCGCCTGAAGGCTGCCGCTGACGAAGCCGAAGAAGCCGTCCGCAGCGAAGACGACAGCAAGATTGCTGACGCCCAGAAGAAGCTGGAAGAAGAACTCCGCTCCTTCATGACCGCCAACCAGGCGAGCACGCAGGGCCAGCCGGAAGGCACCCAGGCCCAGGCGAACAAAGCCGACGACGACGTAATCGACGCCGACTTTAAGCCCGCTGAGTAA
- a CDS encoding VF530 family DNA-binding protein, giving the protein MTTNPLHGATLERIVTHLHDEYGWEELARRVPVKCFQNEPSVGSSLKFLRKTPWAREQVEAEYVKLARREDANPLIDALKRGQALDFTGVSQTKLHAALGWMLRHVEQNAQNLQLYFLPTLAHIQDVNFWPDAEPLPLLNLAIDRSALGAGDYEPGVVAELLRRGADANDPRFWPPLLHTVDVEGQAYQSKTRAPRTDLFDLLLAHGADPALEDSRGNTARSMAEAYGLRAVINKLNTLPAVSGS; this is encoded by the coding sequence TTGACTACTAACCCCCTCCACGGCGCCACCTTAGAGCGCATCGTCACCCACCTGCACGACGAGTACGGGTGGGAGGAACTCGCCCGGCGCGTGCCCGTCAAGTGCTTTCAGAACGAGCCGAGCGTGGGCAGCAGCCTTAAATTTCTGCGCAAGACACCCTGGGCGCGCGAGCAGGTGGAGGCCGAGTACGTCAAGCTGGCGCGCCGTGAGGACGCCAACCCTCTGATCGACGCGCTCAAGCGGGGGCAGGCGCTGGACTTCACGGGGGTCAGCCAGACCAAGCTGCACGCGGCGCTGGGCTGGATGCTGCGGCACGTGGAGCAGAACGCGCAGAACTTGCAGCTCTACTTTCTGCCCACGCTGGCGCACATCCAGGACGTGAATTTCTGGCCCGATGCCGAGCCGTTGCCGCTGCTCAACCTCGCTATTGACCGCTCGGCGCTGGGCGCAGGCGACTACGAGCCGGGCGTGGTGGCCGAGTTGCTGCGGCGCGGCGCCGACGCCAACGACCCGCGCTTCTGGCCGCCGTTGCTGCACACGGTGGATGTGGAAGGGCAGGCTTACCAGAGCAAGACCCGCGCGCCCCGCACCGACCTCTTCGACCTGCTGCTCGCGCATGGTGCCGACCCCGCGCTGGAAGACTCGCGCGGCAACACGGCGCGCAGTATGGCCGAGGCATATGGACTGCGGGCCGTCATCAACAAACTGAACACGCTGCCCGCAGTCAGCGGCAGCTAA
- a CDS encoding nucleotide exchange factor GrpE, with the protein MSDDQKKNNQPDTEADNAENIKFAADDTELRAGDETDADFEMPEGFPEMDENMFGQVQEMMAKLERVDELEKENADLKNRLGRLASDFEGYRNRTTIESAEAHDKGVSKAAEALMPVYDDIDRALSLSVDDAAKLVPGMQAVQNKVLTIFGTLGLEATGREGEQFDPQWHEAIQVVAGDEDEKIVQTYQLGFKMGDRLVRPARVVVSRKG; encoded by the coding sequence ATGAGTGACGACCAGAAAAAGAACAACCAGCCGGACACCGAAGCCGACAACGCCGAGAACATCAAGTTTGCCGCCGACGACACCGAGCTGCGCGCGGGCGACGAAACCGACGCCGATTTCGAGATGCCCGAAGGCTTCCCCGAAATGGACGAAAACATGTTCGGGCAGGTGCAGGAAATGATGGCGAAGCTCGAGCGCGTGGACGAGCTGGAAAAGGAAAACGCCGACCTGAAAAACCGGCTGGGCCGCCTCGCCTCCGACTTCGAGGGTTACCGCAACCGCACCACCATCGAGTCCGCCGAAGCCCACGACAAGGGCGTGAGCAAGGCCGCCGAAGCCCTGATGCCCGTCTACGACGACATCGACCGCGCCCTGAGCCTGAGCGTGGACGACGCCGCCAAGCTGGTGCCTGGCATGCAGGCCGTGCAAAACAAGGTGCTGACCATCTTCGGCACGCTGGGCCTGGAAGCCACCGGGCGCGAAGGCGAACAATTCGACCCGCAATGGCACGAAGCCATTCAGGTCGTTGCTGGTGACGAAGACGAAAAAATTGTGCAGACCTACCAGCTCGGCTTCAAGATGGGCGACCGGCTGGTGCGTCCGGCGCGGGTGGTCGTCAGCCGCAAGGGCTGA
- a CDS encoding DnaJ C-terminal domain-containing protein, producing MAYKDYYDVLGVSRSASDADIKSAYRKLAKQYHPDKNQGDEKAADKFKEIGEAYAVLNDPEKRKLYDQYGHTGQVPPGYGDAGMGGGFQGGDFGGFDPGQFSDFFQQMFGGRGGMGGMGGRGGFAGGQVNLDDLFGGASGGLGGAGAGRRFVQNVEGELQVTLREALEGSDEVINVDGKRLSLRVPAGTRDGARLRLAGQGPGGGDVLLTIRVLEDARFELDGDDLTTTVDVPAPVAALGGEVKVQLLSGKSGNLNVPAGSSGGRKMRLRGQGWPKKSGGNGDLYVRLNVTVPKDLSDEEKELYTKLRDLQK from the coding sequence ATGGCTTACAAGGACTACTACGACGTGCTCGGCGTGTCCCGCTCCGCGTCGGACGCCGACATCAAATCCGCTTACCGCAAGCTCGCCAAGCAGTACCACCCCGACAAGAACCAGGGTGACGAGAAGGCCGCCGACAAGTTCAAGGAAATCGGCGAAGCCTACGCGGTCCTCAACGACCCCGAAAAGCGCAAACTGTACGACCAGTACGGCCACACCGGGCAAGTGCCGCCCGGCTACGGCGACGCCGGCATGGGCGGCGGGTTCCAGGGTGGCGACTTCGGCGGCTTCGACCCCGGCCAGTTCTCGGACTTCTTCCAGCAGATGTTCGGCGGACGCGGCGGAATGGGCGGAATGGGAGGCCGGGGCGGCTTTGCTGGCGGTCAGGTCAACCTCGACGACCTGTTCGGCGGCGCCAGCGGTGGTCTGGGCGGGGCCGGGGCCGGGCGGCGGTTCGTGCAGAACGTGGAAGGCGAGTTGCAGGTGACGCTGCGTGAGGCGCTGGAAGGCTCCGACGAGGTCATCAACGTAGACGGCAAGCGCCTCTCGCTGCGCGTTCCTGCCGGCACCCGCGACGGCGCCCGGCTGCGGCTGGCGGGTCAGGGCCCGGGCGGCGGCGACGTGCTGCTGACCATCCGGGTGCTGGAAGATGCCCGCTTTGAACTTGACGGCGACGACCTGACGACTACGGTGGATGTGCCCGCGCCCGTCGCGGCTCTGGGCGGTGAGGTCAAAGTGCAACTCCTGAGCGGCAAATCAGGCAACCTCAACGTCCCGGCAGGCAGCAGCGGCGGACGCAAGATGCGCCTGCGCGGCCAGGGCTGGCCCAAGAAGAGCGGCGGTAACGGCGACCTGTACGTGCGGCTGAATGTCACGGTGCCCAAAGACCTCAGCGACGAGGAAAAAGAGCTGTACACGAAATTGCGCGACTTGCAGAAATAA